The Euphorbia lathyris chromosome 3, ddEupLath1.1, whole genome shotgun sequence genome contains a region encoding:
- the LOC136224161 gene encoding protein EARLY RESPONSIVE TO DEHYDRATION 15-like, with protein sequence MPPLRYPKAARFGQTFLSYPLALHTPFPALSRLAQQLMNRLLHRYKINDQLSALSGSDDFNIEKPMALVSGQRSALNPNAPIFIPSVYRQVEDFSPEWWELVKTSTWFRDFWLSEHREGSFDGSAVTDADEDFLPENLDLGFEFDEEVADLEDQFEELMKLTEDEEQKKPLDGVTFDLKGILLKELSIPNSGKWRNVETSPGKAGKKGKKGGYLVSNKTSPRRIHQIHQPR encoded by the exons ATGCCTCCGCTTCGGTATCCCAAAGCAGCCAGGTTCGGACAAACGTTTCTTTCTTATCCACTTGCATTGCATACTCCATTTCCAGCACTTTCTAGACTCGCTCAGCAACTGATGAACAGACTGCTCCATAGATATAAAATCAACGATCAACTAAGTGCTCTCTCTGGATCGGACG ATTTCAACATTGAGAAACCGATGGCTTTAGTTTCGGGACAGAGATCGGCGCTGAATCCGAATGCTCCGATCTTCATTCCTTCAGTGTACCGACAAGTGGAGGATTTTTCGCCGGAGTGGTGGGAGCTAGTAAAAACCTCGACGTGGTTTCGTGACTTTTGGCTGAGCGAGCATCGGGAGGGGAGTTTCGACGGAAGTGCTGTTACTGACGCCGATGAGGATTTTTTGCCGGAGAATTTGGACTTGGGGTTCGAATTCGACGAGGAGGTAGCGGATCTAGAAGATCAATTTGAAGAGCTGATGAAATTGACTGAAGATGAAGAACAGAAGAAGCCTCTTGatg GTGTTACCTTTGATTTGAAAGGTATATTATTGAAGGAGCTTAGCATTCCAAATTCCGGCAAGTGGAGAAATGTTGAGACTTCTCCGGGAAAGGCAGGCAAAAAGGGCAAAAAGGGAGGCTACTTGGTGAGCAACAAGACTTCCCCTCGCCGGATTCACCAAATTCACCAGCCTCGTTGA
- the LOC136224160 gene encoding protein JINGUBANG-like encodes MNPVLSSEIAFDTHSSSGSEAGDDVDTFCYEARDVDYNGYPSKSLSRTGTTMYRSVAVISDHIGSVSCLALCGEFILSATQGRDIIVWQQPGLRLFAKFGHGDGSVKAIVTFGNKVFTAHQDSRIRVWKLSKSSSDNMFKLVNTLPTAKDYLKKFIQHRSYIQTGRHNKKQLWFEHADSISCLTVDNGLIYSGSWDTTIKVWRLSDLKCLESIKAHDEGVNALAASKGIVYSASAEGKIKAWRKEGKSFHALKGILEGHHDASFNSVITSEDGRWIYGGGSDGYIMGWEANTDLLFWKLVSETKAHDTAVLCMCMKGEILCSGSADKSIGIWKREGYGQLSKMWVIDGHEGPVKCLQAAPNNIGGGFLLYSGSLDKSLRLWWIPNSDDNRNSMRETPTITMGY; translated from the coding sequence ATGAATCCTGTGCTATCTTCCGAGATTGCCTTCGACACGCATAGCAGCTCTGGGAGCGAGGCTGGCGACGATGTTGATACTTTCTGTTATGAGGCTCGAGACGTAGATTATAATGGTTATCCGAGTAAATCTTTATCCAGGACCGGGACAACCATGTACCGGTCCGTGGCTGTTATATCAGACCATATAGGATCAGTTTCTTGCTTAGCTTTGTGCGGCGAATTCATCTTGAGTGCAACGCAGGGCAGAGATATTATAGTTTGGCAACAGCCCGGTTTGAGGCTGTTTGCAAAGTTCGGTCACGGGGACGGGTCAGTAAAGGCGATAGTAACATTCGGAAACAAGGTCTTCACCGCACATCAAGACAGCAGAATCCGCGTATGGAAGTTATCGAAAAGCTCCTCCGACAACATGTTTAAACTCGTCAACACTCTCCCTACCGCAAAAGACTACCTCAAAAAATTCATCCAACACCGAAGCTACATACAAACCGGACGACACAACAAGAAACAACTCTGGTTCGAACACGCAGACAGCATCTCATGTCTAACCGTCGACAACGGGCTAATCTACTCCGGTTCATGGGACACAACGATAAAAGTCTGGAGATTATCTGACCTCAAATGCCTAGAGTCAATCAAAGCACACGACGAAGGTGTAAACGCGTTAGCAGCGAGTAAAGGGATAGTTTACTCAGCATCAGCAGAAGGGAAGATAAAAGCATGgagaaaagaagggaagagtTTCCATGCTTTGAAAGGGATATTAGAGGGACATCACGACGCGTCGTTTAATTCGGTTATAACATCGGAGGACGGGAGATGGATTTACGGAGGGGGATCGGACGGGTATATAATGGGATGGGAAGCGAATACAGATTTACTGTTCTGGAAATTAGTATCTGAAACAAAAGCACATGATACGGCTGTTttatgtatgtgtatgaaaGGGGAAATTTTGTGCAGTGGATCAGCTGATAAGAGTATTGGGATATGGAAAAGAGAAGGTTATGGGCAATTAAGTAAAATGTGGGTGATAGATGGACATGAAGGACCTGTAAAATGTTTACAAGCAGCTCCCAATAATATTGGAGGTGGCTTTTTGCTTTATAGTGGTAGTCTTGATAAGAGTTTAAGGCTATGGTGGATTCCTAATTCTGATGATAATAGAAACAGTATGAGGGAAACACCTACTATCACTATGGGTTATTGA